In one window of Arachis ipaensis cultivar K30076 chromosome B06, Araip1.1, whole genome shotgun sequence DNA:
- the LOC107646599 gene encoding glycine-rich cell wall structural protein-like: MATFSRNFKLHVFLLLIVMVIGIEARNIQYFCGGYGKGGGEEGGSFGGGGVGVGAGAGVGAGGGAGAGAGAGAGGGAGTNGRRNNRIEGNDGKF, from the exons ATGGCCACATTCTCACGCAACTTCAAATTGCATGTTTTCTTATTGTTGATTGTTATGGTCATTGGAATAGAAGCGCGGAATATCCAATATTTTTGTGGTGGCTATGGAAAAGGTGGTGGTGAAGAAGGTGGAAGttttggtggtggtg GTGTTGGTGTAGGAGCAGGGGCTGGTGTTGGCGCCGGAGGTGGTGCCGGAGCCGGAGCCGGTGCCGGTGCCGGGGGTGGTGCCGGTACAAATGGCAGAAGAAATAACAGAATCGAAGGAAACGAtggaaaattttaa